Proteins co-encoded in one Papaver somniferum cultivar HN1 chromosome 5, ASM357369v1, whole genome shotgun sequence genomic window:
- the LOC113281760 gene encoding uncharacterized protein LOC113281760, giving the protein MCSPLQREVIFVRGAFHWKGMRLPSETSCIVSFGIHEENFNEVVVVPQIFDDYANNAPMRLGVLGGCLCIIRSYAGVNIDVWVMKDYNVIESWTKLFVFQIPKHIMRIDDVKIIWEFKNGEVLFITTKRTFATCMLCCLVLYDPVSQICKVTKIWHQPGSHWNIEAYVERSLVPFKLNSTNDNLKLNSKNMLHTTRSRNLEPSFNSFLKELAHIILQKLAQVAPTSISKFAVPLLPRLRTPDVHSTNENLKLNSKNSFLKELALIILQKLAQVAPPSISKFAVSMVRRLRTPEVGLLLRPQI; this is encoded by the coding sequence ATGTGCAGTCCCCTTCAACGTGAAGTAATATTTGTTCGTGGAGCTTTTCACTGGAAAGGGATGCGACTTCCATCCGAGACATCATGTATTGTTTCTTTTGGTATCCATGAAGAGAACTTCAACGAAGTAGTAGTCGTCCCACAAATCTTCGATGACTATGCTAATAATGCTCCAATGAGATTGGGTGTTTTAGGAGGGTGCCTTTGCATAATACGATCATATGCTGGTGTTAATATTGATGTTTGGGTGATGAAAGATTACAATGTGATTGAATCTTGGACTAAATTGTTCGTTTTCCAGATTCCAAAACATATAATGCGCATAGACGATGTGAAAATAATATGGGAATTCAAGAATGGGGAAGTTTTATTCATAACAACCAAGAGAACTTTTGCGACATGCATGTTGTGTTGTTTAGTTTTGTATGACCCGGTGAGTCAAATCTGTAAAGTCACCAAGATCTGGCATCAACCAGGGTCCCATTGGAATATTGAAGCTTATGTTGAGCGGAGTCTTGTGCCATTCAAGTTGAACTCAACCAACGATAACTTGAAGTTGAACTCCAAGAACATGCTGCACACAACAAGATCAAGAAATTTAGAACCATCATTTAACAGCTTCCTGAAGGAATTGGCACATATAATTTTGCAAAAGTTGGCACAGGTAGCACCAACTTCAATAAGTAAATTTGCAGTTCCATTGCTCCCGAGACTACGAACACCAGACGTCCACTCAACCAACGAGAACTTGAAGTTGAACTCCAAGAACAGCTTCTTGAAGGAATTGGCACTTATAATTTTGCAAAAGTTGGCACAGGTTGCACCACCTTCAATAAGTAAATTTGCAGTTTCAATGGTCCGGAGACTCCGAACACCAGAAGTTGGCCTATTATTGAGACCTCAAATTTGA